The Amycolatopsis sp. DG1A-15b genome contains the following window.
GCTGGCCGTAACCGCCGGGCTGCTGACCGAAGGCCGCGGCCGGGTTGTCGGCCGCGCTCGGCGGCGGGGTGTACGGGATCGCCGGCGGCTGGGAGCCCGGGGGCACCAGCTGCGTCGACTCCCCGACCGGGGCGTCGCCGCCGGCCGGGTTCACCATCTGGGTCGCGTTCGCGTCGACCGGCGGCATCGCCTGGGTCGCCCCGCCGTCACCCGGCTGGCCCGGCTGGACGACCTGGGTCGGCTCCGGCGTCTCCCCGAACGGGGAACCGCCGTGGGGCTGGACGGGCTGCACCACCTGGGTCGGCTCCGGGCTGCCGAACGGGTTGTCCTGCTGCGGCTGGGGGCCACTCGGCGGGCCCTGAGGTGGCTGGCCGCCACCCCACGGCTGGTTCGGTGGCTGCGGTGCACTCATGTGGGTCTTGAACCCCCTTGACGAGGACGCGAAAGTGTTCTAGTTGCGCCCACGCTATCGGATCACCCGGCAGGGCGCTCGTAACGCCCCTGCCGGGTCCACCGATCAAGACTCTTCTGCGGTCGAGTCAGCGACCGGCCAGGAAGCCCAGGAGGTCGTGCCGGGTGAGGACCCCGGCCGGCTTGCCGTCGACCAGCACGAGCGCGCCGTCGGCCCCCTCGAGCGCGGTCATCGCCGCCCCCACCTGCTCGCCGCCGCCGATCGTCGGCAGCGGCGGGGACATGTGCCGCTCGAGCCGGTCGGCCAGCTGCGCCTTGCCGGTGAACAACGCGTCGAGCAGGTCGCGCTCGTTGACGGCGCCGACGACCTCGGCGGCCATCACCGGCGGCTCCGCGCTGACGACGGGCATCTGGCTCACGCTGAATTCGGAGAGGATCGCGATGGCCTCCGCGACGGTCTCGTTCGGGTGAGAGTGCACCAGATCGGGCAGCGAGCCGCTCTTCTTCGTGAGCACGTCGGCGACCGTCGCGCCCGAGGAGTCCGGCGGCAGGAAACCGTAGGAGGACATCCAAGTGTCGTTGAACACCTTCGTCAGGTAGCCGCGGCCGCCGTCGGGCAGCAGCACGACCACGACGTCGTCCTCGGTGAGCCGCTCGGCGAGCTTCAGCGCGGCGGCGACGGCCATCCCGCAGGAGCCGCCGACCAGCAGGCCCTCCTCCAGCGCGAGGCGCCGCGTGACCTGGAAGGAGTCGGCGTCGGAGACCGGGATGATCTCGTCGGCGATGTCGCGGTCGTAGGTGTCCGGCCAGAAGTCCTCGCCGACACCTTCGACCAGGTAGGGACGCCCGCTGCCGCCGGAGTAGACCGAGCCCTCCGGGTCGGCGCCGACCACCTGCACGCGGCCGTCGCTGACCTCCTTGAGGTACTTGCCGGTGCCGGAGATCGTGCCGCCGGTGCCGACGCCCGCGACGAAGTGGGTGAGCTTGCCGTCGGTCTGCTTCCACAGCTCGGGGCCGGTCGAGAGGTAGTGGCTCTCCGGGTTCTGCGGGTTGGCGTACTGGTTGGGCTTCCAGGCGCCCTCGATCTCGCGGACCAGGCGGTCGGAGACGTTGTAGTAGGAGTCCGGGTGCTCGGGCGCGACCGCCGTCGGGCACACCACGACCCGGGCGCCGTACGCCTTGAGCACGTTGCGCTTGTCCTCGCTGACCTTGTCCGGGCAGACGAACACGCACCGGTAGCCCTTGCGCTGGGCGACCATGGCCAGGCCGACGCCGGTGTTGCCGGACGTCGGCTCCACGATCGTGCCGCCCGGGCGCAGCTCGCCGGAAGCTTCGGCGGCCTCGATCATGCGCAGCGCGATGCGGTCCTTGACCGAGCCACCCGGGTTCAGGTACTCGACCTTGGCCAGCACGAGCGGCTTGAGCCCCTTGGTCAACGAGTTCAGCTTGACCAGGGGGGTGTTGCCCACGAGGTCTGCGATGTGCTCTGCGTACTCCACGACCGCCAGCCTAAACGGCCGCCCCATGGCGTTGTCCACTCCGCTGTCCGGTCGCGGCGTTCCGGTGCGGACCACCCGGTGCCGGGAGTGTCCGCCCATGCCCCCACCTCCACCCTCAACGGACGCGCTACGCGCGGCAGTGTTGCCTTGATCGCGTTCGGCTTTGACCGGGACGCCGTACCCGGCAGTATGGTGAGCAACTGCTTAGCTCGCGATACGAGGATGTGTCACGTCATGCCTGAAGCCGTCATCGTCTCCACCGCTCGCTCGCCCATCGGGCGGGCCAACAAGGGCTCGCTGGTCGGCATGCGGCCCGACGATCTGACCGTGCAGATGGTCCGGGCCGCACTGGCCAAGGTGCCGCAGCTCGACCCCGCCGACATCGACGACCTGATGCTGGGCTGCGGCCTGCCGGGCGGCGAGTCCGGGTTCAACATGGGCCGCGCGGTCGCCGTCGAACTGGGCTACGACCACCTGCCCGGCTGCACGATCACCCGGTACTGCTCCTCCAGCCTGCAGACCACCCGGATGGCGTTCCACGCGATCAAGGCCGGTGAAGGCGACGTCTTCATCTCGGCCGGCGTCGAGACCGTCTCGCGGTTCTCGAAGGGCAGCTCGGACTCCTGGCCCGACACGCACAACCCGCTGTTCGCCGACGCCGAGGCGCGCACCAAGGCGACCGCGGAGTCCGGCACCGACACCTGGACCGACCCGCGGACCGAGGGCAACGTCCCGGACGTCTACATCGCCATGGGCCAGACCGCGGAGAACCTGGCGCGGCTGAAGGGCATCACGCGCGAGGAGATGGACGAGTTCGGGGTCCGCTCGCAGAACCTGGCCGAGAAGGCCATCGCGGACGGCTTCTGGGCCAAGGACATCACCCCGGTGACGCTGCCGGACGGCACGGTCGTCTCGAAGGACGACGGCCCGCGCGCCGGCGTCACCGTGGACGGCGTCTCCGGCCTGAAGCCGGTGTTCCGCCCGGACGGCCGGGTCACGGCGGGCAACTGCTGCGCGCTCAACGACGGCGCGGCGGCGCTGGTCGTCATGTCCGACACGAAGGCACGCGAGCTGGGCCTGACGCCGCTGGCGCGGATCGTGTCCACCGGCGTCACCGGGCTTTCGCCGGAGATCATGGGCTACGGCCCGGTCGAGGCGTCCAAGCAGGCGCTCTCGCGCGCGGGGCTGTCGATCGGCGACATCGACCTGGTCGAGATCAACGAGGCGTTCGCGGCGCAGGTCATCCCGTCGTACCAGGACCTTGGCATCGACCTGGACCGGCTGAACGTCAACGGCGGCGCGATCGCGGTCGGCCACCCGTTCGGCATGACCGGCGCCCGGATCACCTCGACGCTGATCAATTCCCTGCAGCACCACGACAAGCAGTTCGGCCTCGAGACGATGTGCGTCGGCGGCGGCCAGGGCATGGCGCTGATCATCGAGCGCCTTTCCTGACCCCTGAACGCGACGAAGGCCCTCTCGCCGGCGCGGCGAGAGGGCCTTCGTCAGGTCACGGCTATTCGTTCGTCTTGACGCACATCGTCGTCGCCGGCTCCGGGTACACCGCGACGCGCGTGGCGTCGGTGCCCTCGCAGACGCTCTTGTCGGCCTGGCCCGTCACGACCTTGACGAGCTCGCCGTCCTTGGTCGGGTCGGTGCACGGGACCTTCAGGTAACCCTTGGTCTGCGACGTGAAGTTCGCCAGGCAGTCGCCCTGCTTCGCGTTGATCATCAGGCACAGCTTGTACGAGCTGCGGCCGCTGACCGAATAGGTGTCGTAGCCCGCGTCGGAGCCGCCGGGGCAGTTCTCCGAGGAGGTCTCCAGCTTCTTGGCGACCTTGACGTTCGCCTTCGGGTCGTTGCAGTCGGCCTTCGCCGGGTCGTCGCCGCCCTGGGTGAACTCGGTGATCGTGAGGCAGTCACCGGCGTTCGAGGTGGCCGGCGACTTCATGAAGGAGACGATCCCCACGGCGATCAGGCCGATCACCACGATCGCACCGATGCCGCCCAGGATCAGGCCGAGGGCCTTCGAGCGCTTCGGCGGAGCCGGCGGCGGGGGCGGGAACCCCTGCTGGCCGGGCGGGAACTGGCCGGGCGGCGGGCCGTACTGGCCCGGCTGGCCCTGCGGCGGCGGGCCGTACTGGCCCGGCTGGCCGTACGGCTGCTGCGGCTGGCCGCCCGAAGGCGGTCCGTAAGGATCGGGCTGACCCACCGGCTGCTGGCCCCCGGGGGCCGGAGGGGGAACGCTCACTGTGAACCTCACACATGTGAAATGAGAACCGACCGGCTCATCAAACACGCAGGGTGATCGCCGCCCGCAGCGGGGTCCACAAATGCACGAATTACCCACAGAAAAGGCGCCCCGCCGGTTACGGAGCGCCTTCACTGCGGAACTGTGAGCCAGATTACTCACGGAAGTACGAAAGCAGCCGCAGGATCTCGAGGTACAGCCAGACCAGCGTCGTCATCAGACCGAAGGCGGTGTACCAGGCCCACTTCGACGGCATGCCCTCACGGATCATCCGGTCGGCCTGGTCGAAGTCGAGCAGGAAGCTGAAAGCCGCGATGCCGATGCAGACCAGGCTGAAGATGATGGCCATGGTGCCGCCGCCGCGCAGCGGGTTGAAGCCGAAGGCCAGCGAGCTGATCAGGTTGAACAGCATCAGGATGGCGACACCGACGGTGGCACCGACGATCCACTTGGTCAGCTTGGGGGTGACCTTCACCGCGCCCGTCTTGTAGACCACCAGCATGCCGATGAACACACCCGCGGTGCCGACGATCGCCTGCAGCGCGATACCGGGGTAGATCGCCTGGAACACCCCGCTCAGCGCACCGAGGAACAGTCCTTCGGCCGCCGAGTACGTCAGCGTCAGCGCGCCACTGGGCTTCTGCCGGAAGATGATCACCAGCGAGATGACGAGCCCGACGATGAGGCCACCGAGCATCGCGCCGAGGAGGGCACCGGAGATCCGGCCGGTCTCCGTGATCTGGACCTGCGCCCAGATTGCCGTGATCACCCCGACGAGCAGCGCGACGCCGAGGGACATGCCCGTCTTGATGACGACATCGTCGACGGTCATCGGGCGGTCGCCCTCGCCGGCGGTGGCCCGGCCCGGGTCGTACCCGGGCACGCCGCCCTGGGGTTGGTTGAAGCCCACCGGGGGCCCGTACTGCCCGTAAGTCTGGGTTCCGCCGCCGGGCAGGTTGCGGAACGCCGGGTTGCTACTGGAACGCACCTGATCCTCCTGGATCTGCTGCTTCGTGGATCATCGCTGCATCGGGTTCAACGACCGCCGGGGACGAGCGGTTCCCGCCGAGTAAAGACAACTTTACTCGACGGCCGTCCCCCCGCCGCGGACGACACGGTAAGCGAGGGGCCGACACGACCGTTCGGCGACAGCCACCCGAAGAGCGGTACACAGTTTCGCCCCTTGACGCAACGCTCACCTCGCGTGCTCGGACGTTCACCGAATGCGCGTCGGGGACTTGATCAGTCGTGTGACCTGCAGAGAGACGCCGGGCGCTGCCGCGCGTCGAACGAAGGAGCATTGACACCATGGGGTGGTCAACACGCCCGCGCGCGGGTGTTCGCGCGCTCACCGGTCTCGTCGCCGCGGCCCTGCTCGGCACCCTTTCTGTGACGGCCGGCGCGCCTGCTGCCTCGGCCGCGGTCCAGGAAGGCCTCGGGGCCCACGTCGGGGGCCAGGACGAACACGCGGAGAAAACGGTCTGGCTGGGGTCGTACGTCGTCGGCGGGCAGCAGGTGTTCTGCGTGAGCTTCATGCTCAAGGCGCCGGACACCGACGAGCAGTACAAGCCCGGCGACGAGCTGCTCACGAAGTGGGGCACGAAGCTGCCCGCCGAGGACGCCGCGAACATCTCGTACCTCCTGCTGCGCTACGGCGACACCAAGGACCAGAACGAAGCGATCGCGCTCGCACACC
Protein-coding sequences here:
- a CDS encoding acetyl-CoA C-acetyltransferase; protein product: MPEAVIVSTARSPIGRANKGSLVGMRPDDLTVQMVRAALAKVPQLDPADIDDLMLGCGLPGGESGFNMGRAVAVELGYDHLPGCTITRYCSSSLQTTRMAFHAIKAGEGDVFISAGVETVSRFSKGSSDSWPDTHNPLFADAEARTKATAESGTDTWTDPRTEGNVPDVYIAMGQTAENLARLKGITREEMDEFGVRSQNLAEKAIADGFWAKDITPVTLPDGTVVSKDDGPRAGVTVDGVSGLKPVFRPDGRVTAGNCCALNDGAAALVVMSDTKARELGLTPLARIVSTGVTGLSPEIMGYGPVEASKQALSRAGLSIGDIDLVEINEAFAAQVIPSYQDLGIDLDRLNVNGGAIAVGHPFGMTGARITSTLINSLQHHDKQFGLETMCVGGGQGMALIIERLS
- a CDS encoding Bax inhibitor-1/YccA family protein — encoded protein: MRSSSNPAFRNLPGGGTQTYGQYGPPVGFNQPQGGVPGYDPGRATAGEGDRPMTVDDVVIKTGMSLGVALLVGVITAIWAQVQITETGRISGALLGAMLGGLIVGLVISLVIIFRQKPSGALTLTYSAAEGLFLGALSGVFQAIYPGIALQAIVGTAGVFIGMLVVYKTGAVKVTPKLTKWIVGATVGVAILMLFNLISSLAFGFNPLRGGGTMAIIFSLVCIGIAAFSFLLDFDQADRMIREGMPSKWAWYTAFGLMTTLVWLYLEILRLLSYFRE
- a CDS encoding cystathionine beta-synthase, which produces MEYAEHIADLVGNTPLVKLNSLTKGLKPLVLAKVEYLNPGGSVKDRIALRMIEAAEASGELRPGGTIVEPTSGNTGVGLAMVAQRKGYRCVFVCPDKVSEDKRNVLKAYGARVVVCPTAVAPEHPDSYYNVSDRLVREIEGAWKPNQYANPQNPESHYLSTGPELWKQTDGKLTHFVAGVGTGGTISGTGKYLKEVSDGRVQVVGADPEGSVYSGGSGRPYLVEGVGEDFWPDTYDRDIADEIIPVSDADSFQVTRRLALEEGLLVGGSCGMAVAAALKLAERLTEDDVVVVLLPDGGRGYLTKVFNDTWMSSYGFLPPDSSGATVADVLTKKSGSLPDLVHSHPNETVAEAIAILSEFSVSQMPVVSAEPPVMAAEVVGAVNERDLLDALFTGKAQLADRLERHMSPPLPTIGGGEQVGAAMTALEGADGALVLVDGKPAGVLTRHDLLGFLAGR